The genomic window CAGCGTCGTGTTCGGGATGGCCTTCGCCGTGCGCTGGGCCAGTTCGGGGTAGCGGCCCAGCGTGGGCTGGATCTCGGGCGGGGCGGCGTCCTTGCCGATGGCCGTGGTGTCCTTGTCGCCGATCATCAGCAGCGTGGGGGCCTGGATGGCGCCCATTTCGTAGACCACGGGCTGGGTGTAGATCATGTCGTACAGCAGCGCGGAGTTCCAGGCGACGATCTGCTTGCCGGGGCCGCGGTACATGCCGGCCAGCATCTGCACCCAAGGTTCGTACGCCGGCTTCCACTGGTTCACGTAGTACGTGGATTTCTCGTAGTTGCGGATGCGGTCGGCCGTGGTGTTCAGCTCGCGGGCGTACCACTGGTCCACTGACAGCGGCGGCACGCCCTTGGCCTTCCAGTCCTCCAGCCCGATCGGGTTGACCAGCACCAGCTGGCGGGTCTCCTTCGGATACATCAGCGCGTAACGCATCGCCAGCATCCCGCCGGTGGAGTGGCCCATCACCGTGACGTCGCGGATGCCGATCGATGCCAGCAGGTCATGCGTGTTACGCGCCAGTTGCTGGAACGTGTACTGATAGTGCGCCGGCTTGGTCGACTTGCAGAAGCCGACCTGGTCGGGCGCCACCACGCGGTAGCCGGCACCGCTCAGTTCGCGGATCGTCTCCTGCCACGTGGCGCCGCAGAAGTTCTTGCCATGCAGCAGCACCACGGCGCGGCCGTTTGGCTTTTCCGGCTGGATGTCCATGAACGCCATGTCGAGCGGCTGGCCCTGCGACGTGAAGCGGTAGTGCTGGACGGGGTAGGGGTAGTCGAAACCTTCGAGCTGCGGGCCGTAGGCGGGGCCGTCATCGGCAGCGTGGGCAAGCGGGGCGATGGCAAGGGCTGCCAGGAGCAGGAGACGGCGTGCGGGCATGGTCGGGGGCGGCTTGTGGATGGGACGCACAAGTGACCATGCGGGGGTGGGGGAAGTTCCGGGTGGGGCTTGAAGGGCTGAGGGTTTGCTCCCCTCTCCCGCGCGGGAGAGGGGCCGGGGGTGAGGGCAGGCCGCTCAAGATGCCAAGATGCGGGTGTCGCGGTTTGGACCGCTGGCCCTCACCCCCAAGCCCTCTCCCGCATGGCAGGAGAGGGGAGCAAACCGGCGACGTTGCGATACGTCGCCATGTACCGACTCAAGCGAACGTATCCACCTCGCCCCGTGCCAGCGGGCGCGGGGTGCGGGGGGTGGCGGCGACCGGGGTGGCTGGTTCGTTGCCGAAGCCCGTGGTCTGGCCAAAGCTGCTGCCGCTGGCCTGGCGTTGCGGCTGCTGTTGCTGGCCGCCCGAGTTGGCCTGGGCAAAGCCGTCGGCGCCCACCGAGGTCTGGCCGAGCTGGATGCCGGCTTCGGCCATCGACGTGCGCAGTTGAGGCAGCGCCGCTTCCACGGCGGCGCGCACGGCCTGGTGGGGCGATACGAACAGGGCCTGGGCCTGGTCGTTGACCACGTTCAGCACCAC from Cupriavidus pauculus includes these protein-coding regions:
- a CDS encoding alpha/beta fold hydrolase, translating into MPARRLLLLAALAIAPLAHAADDGPAYGPQLEGFDYPYPVQHYRFTSQGQPLDMAFMDIQPEKPNGRAVVLLHGKNFCGATWQETIRELSGAGYRVVAPDQVGFCKSTKPAHYQYTFQQLARNTHDLLASIGIRDVTVMGHSTGGMLAMRYALMYPKETRQLVLVNPIGLEDWKAKGVPPLSVDQWYARELNTTADRIRNYEKSTYYVNQWKPAYEPWVQMLAGMYRGPGKQIVAWNSALLYDMIYTQPVVYEMGAIQAPTLLMIGDKDTTAIGKDAAPPEIQPTLGRYPELAQRTAKAIPNTTLVQFPELGHAPQMQDPAAFHKALLEGMKGR